From Enterococcus mundtii, the proteins below share one genomic window:
- a CDS encoding ASCH domain-containing protein codes for MNEQAKKYWKEFWQGELPPTNVTAEQWGWEGTPMADELADLILKGIKTASCSSYDECLYYDEDPLSKIGSYTIVLNSKDEPVGIIKYTDMTIMPMNEVTEEIARAEGEGDLSYDYWYKVHKKFFRELMPQIGKEFYEEMPLAVERFELINAKEM; via the coding sequence ATGAATGAACAAGCAAAAAAGTATTGGAAAGAATTTTGGCAAGGTGAACTCCCTCCAACAAATGTTACTGCAGAGCAGTGGGGTTGGGAAGGAACACCGATGGCAGATGAGTTGGCAGACTTGATTTTAAAGGGGATCAAAACGGCGTCATGTTCATCATACGATGAATGCCTGTATTACGATGAAGACCCTTTGTCTAAAATCGGAAGTTATACCATTGTTTTAAATAGTAAAGACGAACCTGTAGGCATCATAAAATATACAGATATGACGATAATGCCGATGAATGAAGTAACAGAAGAAATTGCCCGTGCTGAGGGTGAGGGTGATTTGAGCTATGATTACTGGTATAAAGTTCATAAAAAATTTTTTAGGGAATTAATGCCCCAAATTGGAAAAGAATTTTATGAAGAGATGCCCCTTGCTGTTGAACGGTTTGAATTAATCAACGCAAAGGAAATGTAG
- a CDS encoding carboxypeptidase M32 yields MNEKEFLKEVKEIDLMSQALTVLDWDIQTGMPEKSSEERSEVNSYLYGLYFSKKVGPKIAEAIEYFSAHPDELSEVGKTVFEKVKEDYELEHKVPEELMIALTSATSKAHTKWQESRESNQFADFESALSENIKITKQLIPYWRKEEKTDYDVLLNQYEPGMTVEILDQVFDQVKEGIISIRQALVEKGTAPETDFLSRKMTKEQQKRFVVGVIKQLGYDFSRGRLDDTIHPFMIGINRNDVRITTRWNEEDFKMATFGVIHEAGHGMYEQNIDEKYTYTPVGEGTSMGIHESQSLFNEIIVGSNRSFWEKQYPFFQECAEGTFDDISFDDFYRSLQYTKASLIRIEADSLTYPLHIIIRYEIEKMMFNEGLEVEKLPEVWNQKYEEYLGIRPTNDLEGILQDVHWSGASFGYFPSYALGFMYAAQLLHAMKKDIAVDEILASDDYSPIKEWMTEKIHQYGASRKPNQLIQDATGEALNPQYLIDFMRKLYFSVYGVEEV; encoded by the coding sequence ATGAATGAAAAGGAATTTTTGAAAGAAGTCAAAGAAATCGATTTAATGAGTCAAGCGTTAACAGTATTGGACTGGGATATCCAAACAGGTATGCCAGAAAAATCAAGTGAAGAACGCAGTGAAGTCAACAGTTATTTATATGGGCTATATTTCTCAAAAAAAGTCGGACCGAAAATCGCAGAAGCAATCGAATACTTCTCTGCGCACCCTGACGAGTTGTCTGAAGTCGGAAAAACGGTTTTTGAGAAAGTCAAAGAAGACTATGAATTAGAGCATAAAGTACCGGAAGAATTGATGATTGCATTAACTTCTGCGACTTCTAAAGCCCACACAAAATGGCAAGAATCGCGTGAATCAAACCAATTTGCTGATTTTGAATCCGCGTTATCTGAGAACATCAAGATCACAAAACAGTTGATCCCATATTGGCGTAAAGAGGAGAAAACAGACTATGATGTGCTGTTGAATCAATATGAGCCAGGAATGACTGTAGAGATCTTAGACCAAGTATTTGACCAAGTCAAAGAAGGTATTATATCCATCCGTCAAGCCTTAGTCGAAAAAGGAACAGCACCCGAAACGGATTTTCTTTCACGTAAAATGACGAAGGAACAACAAAAACGCTTTGTAGTCGGTGTGATCAAACAGTTAGGCTATGATTTTTCTAGAGGTCGCTTAGATGACACGATCCATCCATTTATGATCGGGATCAACCGTAATGATGTCCGCATCACGACACGTTGGAATGAAGAGGACTTCAAAATGGCAACGTTTGGAGTGATCCATGAAGCCGGACACGGGATGTATGAACAAAATATTGATGAAAAATATACGTATACACCAGTAGGCGAAGGCACATCAATGGGCATCCATGAGTCGCAATCACTTTTCAATGAAATCATTGTCGGCAGCAACCGCAGTTTCTGGGAAAAGCAGTACCCATTCTTCCAAGAGTGTGCTGAAGGAACCTTTGATGATATTTCTTTTGATGATTTCTATCGTTCATTACAGTATACAAAAGCAAGCTTGATTCGGATCGAAGCAGACAGTTTGACGTATCCATTACACATCATTATACGTTATGAGATCGAAAAAATGATGTTCAATGAAGGGTTAGAAGTTGAGAAATTACCAGAAGTATGGAACCAAAAATATGAAGAGTATTTAGGTATCCGTCCAACAAACGATTTAGAAGGGATCTTGCAAGATGTCCATTGGTCAGGTGCAAGTTTTGGTTACTTCCCATCTTATGCGTTAGGATTCATGTATGCTGCACAATTATTACATGCAATGAAAAAAGATATCGCTGTTGATGAGATTTTAGCTTCTGATGATTACTCACCGATCAAAGAGTGGATGACAGAAAAAATCCATCAGTACGGCGCATCAAGAAAACCAAATCAATTGATCCAAGATGCGACAGGAGAAGCATTGAATCCGCAGTACTTGATCGATTTTATGCGAAAACTTTACTTTAGCGTTTATGGTGTTGAAGAAGTCTAA
- a CDS encoding HD domain-containing protein — protein sequence MDKLSEIANYSMAQLSLDRSGHGVDHTNRVVELSRQVLETLPQADSFITLAAAYLHDTIDDKVVEDEEQAKEGLRVFLANIGVAESEIHQIFHIIENMSFSKSLSDNVELSLEGKIVQDADRLEALGAMGILRTAYYGGHKGHPIFDPVIQPINYTNKQEYRKGSTVINHFYEKLLLLPDQMNTEFAKQEAKRREAFMREFLEEFYKEWFVGEDSLDAQTWRNR from the coding sequence GTGGATAAATTAAGTGAAATTGCTAACTACAGCATGGCACAATTGTCTTTGGATCGTTCAGGACATGGTGTGGACCATACGAATCGAGTAGTCGAACTTTCTCGACAAGTCCTTGAGACACTACCGCAAGCCGATTCTTTTATCACGCTGGCAGCGGCATATCTACACGATACGATCGATGATAAAGTGGTCGAAGATGAAGAGCAAGCGAAAGAAGGACTCAGAGTCTTTTTGGCAAACATCGGAGTGGCAGAATCAGAGATTCATCAAATCTTTCATATCATCGAAAATATGTCTTTTTCAAAAAGTTTGTCTGATAACGTCGAATTGTCCTTAGAAGGCAAGATCGTACAGGATGCAGATCGTTTAGAGGCGTTAGGTGCGATGGGTATCTTACGTACAGCATATTATGGAGGACATAAGGGGCATCCGATTTTTGACCCAGTTATCCAGCCAATCAATTATACGAACAAACAAGAGTATCGTAAAGGTTCGACAGTCATCAATCATTTTTATGAAAAATTGTTGTTACTGCCAGATCAAATGAATACGGAATTTGCGAAGCAAGAAGCAAAACGACGTGAAGCGTTCATGCGTGAATTTCTAGAGGAGTTCTACAAAGAATGGTTTGTGGGCGAGGATTCACTTGATGCACAAACCTGGCGTAACCGATAA